From the genome of Brassica oleracea var. oleracea cultivar TO1000 chromosome C4, BOL, whole genome shotgun sequence:
AAATCTCTCCATGTTCCATCCTGAAAATGTAATCCTGCAGCAACAGTACCGGGTGAATGGATATACCCGTTACTCGAAGTTGATGCAAGTCCTCCTTGTAGCGGAGTTGATGCAAGTCCTCCTTGTAACGGAGCAGAATAACCAACTCGTGACTTTAGACCATCAAACTCGTCCCACTGGATCTGCTCCATTCCCTGAAGCGAATGTTGCATCATCCAGTTATGATAATTGGAGAGGACGAGGACGTGGACGTGGTGGAAACCGTTATCATGGTCGTGGAAGAGGACGAGGAAGAAGATTATTTCCCTATGATGAAAGAAATACTAAGAACTTCCACGAGAATGAAAGGAATGAAAAGGACCGGGATGATAAAAGGCAAACGGGAAAAGTTTGCTACAGATGCGGCATGAAAGGTCATTGGGTACGTAACTGTCGTACGCCAAAACATTTAGCCGATCTGTATAGAGAATCCCAAAAGGGAAAAGAGAAAGGAAGAGGTGAAACAAACTTCATCTCTGATGAACATGGGCCATCCTTTCATGGTTTAAACGATGATACTCATCTCGACGTATCAGACTTTCTGGTTGAGCCAGAGAGTATCGATGAGTGATATAAATCGATGTGATATAAGTAGAATGTATTATAGTATCTATATCTTTTGTTGTAAGATATATGTTATGTTTGTTATGTTTCATGTTTAATAATATATGTTTTATATTCCGAAAAATGCCAAACTTTGAGATTATGGATGTAAATTTGTGTTTGGCAGATAATTAAAGATAAGAAATATTTCTCCAGTCTCAAAATAAAAGATTACACTGGAAGCGTAAGTACAATATCTGGTAATGCAAAGATTATTATGGGCTCTGGAAGAGCGAAATTTTCAATGCCAGGGGGAACAATATTTGAAACAAGTGATGCATTGTATTCCCCCAAGTCTCATAGAAACTTGTTAAGTTTTAAGAATATCCGAAAAAATATATATCATATTGAGACTATGAGTAAAGATGGCATTGAATTTCTTTGCATTAAGTCCGAGAGGAAACATATATTGGAAGAGTTAAGAATGTTATCCTCTGGACTATATTGTACGAAAATAACCATGACTGAGTCCTATGCTGTGGTAAACATGAAGTTTACTGATACATTTAAAATTTGGCATGAAAGGTTAGGACATCCTGGTTCAGTCATGATGAGAAAGATAGTGCAAAATTCGAATGGTCGGAAAATTTTTGCAAACGTGCGAGTTTACATGTAATGCATGTTCTCAAAGAAAACTTATAACTCGGCCAACACCAACAAAAGTAGGCAATGAATCACCAATATTTTTAGAAAAAATACATGGTGATATATGTGGAATATGTGGGCCGATCCACCCACCGTGCGGGCCATTTAAGTATTTCATGGTATTGATTGACGCATCTAGTAGATGGTCAAGTGTGTCTCTTTTGACGACACGAAATACGGCTTTCGCAAAGTTCATTGCCCAGATAATAAAGCTGAGAACACAGTTCTCAGAGTATACCATTAAGAAAGTATGGCTTGATAATGCTGGTGAATTTACATCGCAAGCATTTGATGATTATTGTATGTCAATGGGGATTGATGTGGAGCATCCAGTTCCCCATGTGCATACACAAAATTGCATGGCCGAGTCATTAATAAAACGGTTGCAGTTGATTGCAAAACCGTTAGTCTTGAGAACAAAGCTCCCAATTTCTGTATGGGGTCATGCTATATTGCATGCGGCTGCACTGGTTCGGTTAAGACCGAGTGCATATCATAAGTACTCTCCATTACAATTGGCATCTGGGCAAGAGCCAGATGTATCCCATCTCCGTGTTTTTGGGTGTGCGGTCTATGTTCCGGTAGCACCACCACAAAGAACAAAAATGGGCCCACAAAGGAGATTGGCAATATATGTGGGTTATACGTCACCAAGTATAATAAGATATCTGAAACCGGTAACTGGTGATATGTTTACGACACGATTTACCGATAGCCATTTTAATGAGGATGAATTTCCAGCGTTAGGAGGAGGAATTAGTAGAATTTCTAAAGAGATTACATGGTGTACACCATCGTTGTTACACTTTGATCCCCTTACGAATCAAAGAGAGTTGGAAGTTCAGAAAATTGTGCATTTGCATAATTTGGAAAACCAGTTACCAGATGCGTTCACAAATACGAGAAGGGTGACGACGTCATGTATACCCGCTGAAAATGTTTCATGTAGAGTTGATGTTCCTAAAGAATAAACTGATGGAAACAAATTGAATGAACCTAGGGTTCAGTTAAAAAGGGGGAGGCCAGCGGGTTCTAAAGATAAAAATTCCTGAAAGAAAAAAAAAATTGGATGAGCAAAATAGTACGGTTCCAGAAGAACCTGATATTGAAAGACGTCTAAAGAAGACATAAATGGAAAGGTTCCAGAAGAATCTGTTACTGAAAAATATCTGAAAAAGACATAAATAAAGATGATCCAGATGACGAGAAGGGAACAGGAAAATATGAGATTTCCATCAACTACGCCCGAGATGAAAAATTATGGATCAGAAATAAGATCAAAGACGTTGATGGAATGTTCTCTTTTTCTGTGTCCAAAGAGATCGATCATGAAAATGATGATCCTGATCCAAGGTCCATTTTAGATTGTCAGAAAAGACATGATTGGGAGGAGTTGAAGAAGGCCATTCAAATTGAATTACTCTCCCTAAATAAAAGGAATGTCTTTGGACCTATAGTCATAACGCCTGAGAATATAAATCATGTTGGGTATAAGTGGGTATTCGTGAGAAAAGTAAATGAGAAAAATGAAGTAACACGATATAAAGCCCGATTAGTTGCCCAAGGTTTTTTCCAGAGACCGGGACTTGATTTTGAGGAAACGTATTCCCCGTTAATGGATGCAATTACGTTTAGATTTTTGATGAGCCTAACGGCGTCTAAAAATCTTGAAATGCATCTCATGGACGTTGTGACTGCATATTTGTATGGATCGTTGGATAACGTTATATATATGAAACTCCATGAGGGATTGAAAATGCCAGGGGCATTGAAAGAAAAATCCAGGGAGATTTGTTCGGTCAAGTTACAGCGATCACTTTACGGGTTAAAGCAATCCGAACGCATGTGTTACAATCGCTTAAGTGAATATCTTTTGAGTAAAGGATATGTGAAAAATGCGATATGTCCATGCATTTTTATAAAGAAATCGTCATTTGGCTTTGTGATCATTGCTGTATATGTAGATGACCTGAACATAATTGGAACTCAAAAGGAGGTTGATGATGCTCGAACTCATATGAAAGAGGAGTTCGAAATGAAAGATCTCGGCAAGACAAAGTTTTGTCTTGGGCTCCAGATAGAGCATCTCCGAAAAGGAATATTTGTGCATCAATCAAACTATACGAAAAGTTTACTGAAACGCTTTTATATGGATAAAGCGACTCCTTTGAGTACTCCAATGGTTGGTAGAACTCTCGATGTTGAGAGAGATCCTTTTAGGCCCTGTGAAGATAGCGAGAAGATATTAGGTCCTTAAGTACCTTATATGAGTGCTATCAGTGGGCTCTTGTATCTTGCAAATTGTACTAAGCATGATATTGCTTTTGCTACTAATCTACTAGCAAGATATAGCTTTGCTCCTACTCACAGGCACTGAGACGGAATAAAGCATGTATTCCGTTACCTCCAAGGTACTGTTGATTTAGGGTTAATGTATTTTAGAAAACCCGAGTTTGGTATGGTTGGTTTTGCAGATGCATGATACTTATCAGATCCTCATAAGGCTCGATCGCAAACCGACTATGTTTTTATAATTAGTGGAATCGCGATCTCTTGGCGGTCGCAGAAACAAACTCTGGTTGCGACTTCTTCGAATCATGCAGAAACTATTGCGCTTCACGAAGCATGTCGAGAATGTGTGTGGCTTCGGTCAATGAGTCACCACATACAAGAATCAAGCGGAATAGTCAACGAGAAAGAGCCAACGAAAATATTCGAAGACAATTCGGCGTGTGTCGCTCAACTTAAAGAAGGCTACATTAAAGTCACAGAACAAAGCACATCCCTCCAAAAATTTTCTCGTACATACGAGAGCTCGAGAAAAATGAAGAAGTGGACATCGAGTATGTACGGTTATGCGACAATCTGACTGACTTGTTCACAAAGGCTCTTCCGACTACAATATTTCGAAAA
Proteins encoded in this window:
- the LOC106338001 gene encoding uncharacterized protein LOC106338001, which translates into the protein MFGITLRMMLCGEKISDYDMIEKNLSMFHPENVILQQQYRVNGYTRYSKLMQVLLVAELMQVLLVTEQNNQLVTLDHQTRPTGSAPFPEANVASSSYDNWRGRGRGRGGNRYHGRGRGRGRRLFPYDERNTKNFHENERNEKDRDDKRQTGKVCYRCGMKGHWVRNCRTPKHLADLYRESQKGKEKGRGETNFISDEHGPSFHGLNDDTHLDVSDFLVEPESIDE